Proteins found in one Brevibacillus brevis genomic segment:
- a CDS encoding YjcZ family sporulation protein, with protein sequence MSTSFCGNGFFGDCFAIVLVLFILLVIIGCSCDDC encoded by the coding sequence ATGAGTACATCTTTCTGCGGTAACGGATTCTTCGGTGACTGCTTCGCAATCGTGCTCGTGCTGTTTATCCTGTTGGTTATTATCGGGTGCTCGTGTGACGACTGTTAG
- a CDS encoding sigma-70 family RNA polymerase sigma factor, with protein sequence MNASAKSSEADWTLQLTNEEKLTRLMSEYGDNIVQLAYLIVKDRGIAEDITQEVFLKAYRGLDQFRHQSSVKTWLYRIAINESRKYLRSWSFRQIFSTYLSKEEAPPEKVDTANVESAVIGQMSKIQVAEQVMKLSPLYRKVMVLHYYEDLSIKEIAHVLDISEDAVRTQLSRARKHFKALCEKEGLEWT encoded by the coding sequence GTGAATGCAAGTGCCAAAAGTAGCGAAGCGGACTGGACGCTGCAATTGACCAACGAGGAGAAGCTGACGAGGCTCATGAGCGAGTACGGAGACAACATCGTGCAGCTCGCCTACTTGATCGTCAAGGATCGGGGAATTGCGGAAGACATTACCCAGGAAGTGTTTCTGAAGGCGTATCGGGGTCTGGATCAGTTCCGCCATCAGAGTAGCGTGAAAACATGGCTTTACCGAATCGCGATCAACGAGTCCCGCAAATATTTGCGTTCGTGGTCCTTTCGCCAGATTTTTTCTACATACCTCTCCAAAGAGGAAGCACCCCCGGAAAAGGTCGACACGGCAAATGTTGAATCGGCAGTCATCGGACAAATGAGCAAGATACAGGTAGCGGAGCAGGTGATGAAGCTCTCGCCGCTGTACCGAAAAGTCATGGTACTTCATTACTATGAAGATTTGTCGATAAAAGAGATTGCGCATGTGTTGGATATTTCAGAAGATGCCGTACGAACCCAATTGTCACGGGCCCGAAAACATTTTAAGGCATTGTGTGAAAAGGAGGGATTGGAATGGACGTAG
- the argS gene encoding arginine--tRNA ligase, whose amino-acid sequence MSYKHQVAEKIAATLSSMGVDTLTKEAVYGMLETPPNPAMGDVAFPCFQLAKALRKAPPMIAAELAGQLTGAPVRESQAVGPYVNLFLDQENVAEQVIGTILTQGSTFGSSNVGQGRKVPIDLSSPNIAKPFSMGHLRSTVIGNAIANIMEKQGYEPVRINHLGDWGTQFGKLIVAYRLWGDEAKVKAEPIKELLSLYVRFHEEVENDPTLEDQGREWFKKLEDGDEEAQHLWKWFRDESLKEFMKIYDLMNVAFDSTHGEAFYNDKMDRVVTLLEEKGLLTESDGAMVVNLDEYNMPPCLIKKSDGATLYATRDLAAALFRHESYDFAKALYVVGNEQRLHFQQLYKVLEKMGYAWSANMHHIPFGMMLKDGKKMSTRKGKVVLLEEVLAQAISDVQKVIEEKNPTLSNKEEVARQVGVGAVIFHDLKNFRLNDVNFSWEEMLTFEGETGPYVQYAHARACSLLRRGGYQPASAVNLASGALDSKEAWAVITLLNAFPEVIERAADNFDPSQIGKYVIDLAQTFNKFYANVRILAEEEDVKASRLQLVAAVVAVLKEGLRLLGLSAPEEM is encoded by the coding sequence ATGAGTTACAAACACCAAGTCGCTGAAAAGATTGCCGCTACGCTCTCCTCGATGGGCGTTGACACACTGACAAAAGAAGCCGTATACGGCATGCTGGAAACACCTCCAAACCCTGCAATGGGCGATGTGGCCTTCCCATGCTTCCAATTGGCAAAAGCATTGCGCAAAGCCCCACCGATGATCGCGGCAGAGCTGGCTGGACAGCTCACCGGTGCACCAGTGCGCGAATCGCAAGCAGTTGGTCCGTACGTGAACCTGTTCCTGGATCAAGAAAATGTGGCAGAGCAAGTAATCGGGACCATCCTTACCCAAGGCAGCACATTCGGAAGCAGCAATGTCGGTCAAGGGCGCAAAGTACCAATCGACCTCTCCTCCCCGAATATCGCGAAGCCGTTTTCCATGGGTCACCTGCGCTCTACCGTTATCGGGAACGCAATTGCCAACATCATGGAAAAGCAAGGCTACGAGCCAGTGCGCATCAATCACTTGGGTGACTGGGGTACACAGTTCGGGAAACTGATCGTTGCGTATCGCCTCTGGGGTGACGAAGCAAAGGTAAAAGCAGAACCAATCAAGGAGCTGCTCAGCCTCTACGTTCGTTTCCACGAAGAAGTCGAGAACGATCCTACCTTGGAAGATCAAGGCCGCGAATGGTTCAAAAAGCTCGAGGATGGCGACGAAGAAGCACAGCATCTGTGGAAATGGTTCCGTGATGAGTCCCTCAAGGAATTCATGAAGATCTACGACCTGATGAACGTAGCCTTCGACTCCACACACGGGGAAGCGTTCTACAACGACAAAATGGATCGCGTTGTTACATTGCTCGAGGAAAAAGGGCTATTGACTGAATCCGACGGTGCGATGGTCGTGAACCTCGATGAATACAACATGCCGCCATGCCTGATCAAAAAATCTGACGGCGCTACCCTGTACGCAACGCGCGATTTGGCTGCTGCCCTCTTCCGTCACGAATCGTACGATTTTGCAAAAGCACTCTATGTCGTAGGAAACGAGCAACGTCTTCACTTCCAGCAGCTCTATAAAGTGTTGGAAAAAATGGGCTATGCGTGGTCTGCAAATATGCACCACATCCCATTCGGCATGATGCTCAAGGACGGCAAGAAAATGTCCACGCGTAAAGGGAAAGTTGTTCTCTTGGAAGAAGTGTTGGCACAAGCCATTTCTGATGTCCAAAAAGTCATCGAGGAGAAAAACCCTACGCTGTCCAATAAAGAAGAAGTGGCTCGTCAAGTCGGGGTAGGCGCAGTTATTTTCCATGATTTGAAAAACTTCCGCCTCAATGATGTCAACTTCTCCTGGGAAGAGATGCTGACCTTCGAAGGGGAAACAGGACCATACGTGCAATACGCACACGCGCGTGCATGCTCGCTACTGCGCAGAGGTGGCTACCAGCCAGCGTCGGCGGTAAACCTGGCTTCCGGTGCACTCGACAGCAAAGAGGCTTGGGCAGTGATTACCCTCTTGAACGCGTTCCCAGAGGTAATCGAACGTGCTGCCGATAACTTCGATCCGTCGCAAATCGGCAAGTATGTGATCGACCTGGCACAAACGTTCAACAAATTCTATGCGAATGTACGCATCCTGGCTGAGGAAGAAGATGTGAAGGCATCTCGTCTCCAGCTCGTAGCAGCAGTCGTTGCTGTGCTGAAGGAAGGTCTGCGTCTGCTCGGTCTGTCTGCTCCAGAAGAAATGTAA
- a CDS encoding YcdB/YcdC domain-containing protein, whose protein sequence is MDVDKQMREAVRSASEESVEEVRFTKEMELRIRDAIAKNKHKNRNRIFVAGSLAACLAVTAVGMHQQGWFPQLPNGKNVTNAIATTATETNNKEANQNSVMVSAEDAVLPLKKVIPALSKMTIRVDRTSYGFSALTLLEGDTARANVVYDTQTGQIESFTINGERKEQKEINLPSSKTAAKAASAFLQAFLGEESKTYQLVETQIYTDEHMVKGPWMSVNYQRIENGQPVPFDVLSVGIDEREQVAFFGRLNKSEQAFFTKLTDAMPDLSPSLLLLDKEKNHDGMSFILGKTNKEGHEVSLVITGNGQALEHYRLLFKDEKEAKSQKRAEEAKALEQERQFLNKLLGADSENYRLLDANHPGLYLRYYNGMPVLSDEISIETTDSGHLEYFNKGLESFEPSQYPDVSTAVSEEVAIKELSEHMKLRYVQNPRIQPQSNQGDMWQPILEYTPAVSFMQRGREDGQEWYIDATNGKMVYGTGDNGLAYDQLNTKEAHPIESPKEYVKVRSKDEAKALLQAEFGIQVDDSTYRESNRDGRKEYVWNDKNDKYIGVEVLAETGSVVGLGSPRSDTAVTVKREQAEEAALAFLPKYVDPGIKEVQLAKVIQPDETNPVSSGEWEFRYLMSKDGIPVQDRWPKAAYSVTVDPSSGKVTKFENYRETHELVELPASDEIVSKDKAVEAYLRVMPLKLVYLRRDVDGQKLAQPKLAYVPWSDEKLAFKYITLDAVTGKIITK, encoded by the coding sequence ATGGACGTAGATAAGCAAATGCGTGAAGCGGTACGGAGTGCAAGTGAGGAATCGGTGGAGGAAGTGAGGTTTACAAAGGAAATGGAATTGCGGATCAGAGATGCGATTGCAAAGAATAAACACAAGAATCGAAACCGAATTTTCGTGGCTGGTTCGCTGGCAGCTTGCTTGGCGGTTACTGCTGTGGGAATGCACCAGCAAGGCTGGTTTCCACAGTTGCCAAATGGCAAAAATGTAACGAATGCGATTGCAACGACTGCTACGGAAACAAATAATAAAGAGGCAAATCAGAACAGTGTAATGGTGTCGGCGGAAGATGCCGTCTTACCATTGAAAAAAGTGATTCCAGCCTTGAGCAAGATGACAATAAGAGTGGATCGTACAAGCTATGGATTCAGTGCACTAACTTTACTGGAAGGGGATACTGCGCGTGCCAATGTTGTCTATGATACACAGACAGGACAAATTGAGAGCTTTACAATAAACGGTGAGCGGAAAGAACAGAAGGAGATAAACTTGCCATCATCCAAGACTGCGGCGAAAGCAGCAAGCGCATTTCTTCAAGCTTTTTTGGGGGAGGAAAGTAAGACCTATCAGCTCGTCGAGACTCAGATCTACACCGACGAGCATATGGTAAAAGGCCCATGGATGAGCGTGAATTATCAACGGATCGAAAACGGCCAGCCCGTTCCGTTCGACGTATTGTCGGTTGGAATTGACGAACGTGAGCAAGTCGCGTTTTTCGGGCGATTGAACAAGAGCGAACAAGCCTTTTTCACCAAGCTGACAGATGCCATGCCCGATTTGAGCCCATCCCTTCTTCTTTTGGATAAAGAAAAGAACCACGATGGCATGTCATTCATTTTGGGGAAAACGAACAAAGAGGGTCATGAAGTTTCTCTTGTGATCACTGGCAATGGTCAAGCATTGGAACATTATAGGCTTCTGTTTAAGGATGAAAAGGAAGCAAAGAGCCAGAAAAGAGCAGAAGAAGCAAAAGCATTGGAGCAAGAGCGACAGTTCCTGAACAAGCTGCTCGGGGCTGATAGCGAGAACTATCGGTTGTTGGACGCCAACCATCCGGGATTGTACCTGAGATACTATAACGGGATGCCGGTGTTGTCTGATGAAATAAGCATCGAAACAACCGACTCTGGCCACCTCGAATATTTCAATAAGGGGCTCGAATCATTTGAGCCGTCGCAGTACCCGGATGTATCGACTGCTGTGTCAGAAGAGGTAGCCATCAAAGAGCTGAGCGAGCATATGAAGCTTCGGTACGTGCAGAATCCGAGAATACAGCCACAATCAAATCAAGGGGATATGTGGCAGCCCATTCTGGAGTACACACCAGCTGTTTCCTTCATGCAAAGAGGACGTGAAGATGGGCAGGAGTGGTATATCGACGCGACCAATGGCAAGATGGTGTATGGAACGGGAGATAACGGGCTTGCTTATGATCAGTTGAATACGAAGGAAGCACATCCGATCGAATCTCCAAAGGAATACGTCAAGGTTCGCTCCAAGGATGAGGCAAAAGCGTTGCTGCAAGCGGAATTCGGCATACAAGTGGATGACTCGACCTATAGAGAGAGTAACCGTGACGGACGCAAGGAATACGTCTGGAATGATAAAAATGACAAGTATATCGGCGTAGAAGTTCTCGCAGAAACAGGCAGTGTCGTCGGGCTGGGGTCACCGCGATCCGATACAGCAGTGACAGTCAAACGCGAGCAAGCGGAAGAGGCTGCACTTGCCTTTCTGCCTAAATACGTTGATCCAGGCATAAAAGAAGTGCAATTGGCGAAAGTCATACAGCCAGACGAAACGAATCCTGTGTCTTCGGGCGAATGGGAATTCAGATATCTCATGAGCAAGGATGGCATTCCAGTACAGGATCGCTGGCCGAAAGCGGCTTATTCAGTAACAGTCGATCCGTCTTCTGGCAAAGTGACAAAGTTCGAAAACTACAGAGAGACGCACGAGTTGGTGGAGCTTCCAGCATCCGACGAGATCGTCTCGAAAGACAAGGCTGTTGAGGCGTATTTACGAGTCATGCCATTAAAGCTGGTCTATTTGAGGAGAGATGTGGATGGGCAAAAATTAGCTCAACCAAAGCTGGCGTATGTGCCGTGGAGTGACGAAAAGCTGGCGTTCAAATATATTACTCTGGATGCTGTGACAGGCAAGATCATCACCAAATAA
- the metH gene encoding methionine synthase: MKPTFREQLSRKILILDGAMGTMLQQANLTADDFGGEAYDGCNELLNLTRPDVIRSIHEKYLEAGADIVETNTFGAASIVLAEYDVPEKDLEINIAAARLAREAVDAYSTEEWPRFVAGAMGPTTKTLSLTGGVTFEELIEAYYRQAKGLILGGSDVLLLETSQDTLNVKAGGIGIRKAFEELGQEIPVMLSGTIEPMGTTLAGQNIEAFYVSLEHIKPVSIGLNCATGPEFMRDHLRTLSGIAQCAVSCYPNAGLPDENGHYHETPQGLASKMRAFAEQGWINVAGGCCGTTPDHIQAMAEALKDCKPRSAAVEPLSAVSGIEVVYVEDDNRPLLVGERTNVIGSKKFRDLIAAGHYEEASDIARAQVKRGAHVIDICLADPDRDEYEDMEKFLQFIVKKVKAPLMIDSTDAKVMELGLRYSQGKAILNSINLEDGLDRFEEVVPLIHKFGASVVVGTIEEAGMAITREKKLEVAQRSYDILVNQYGIKPQDIIFDPLVFPVGTGDEQYIGSAKETVEGIRLIKQAMPACKTILGVSNVSFGLPPAGREVLNAVFLYHTTLAGLDYAIVNTEKLERYASIPEDERKLAEALLFETNDETLAAFTEFYRQKKKEVRVEVSSLTLEERLARYVVEGSKDGLVEDLKLALDKYTPLEIINGPLMAGMEEVGRLFNGNQLIVAEVLQSAEVMKASVSFLEPFMEKSDAAAKGKILLATVKGDVHDIGKNLVEIILSNNGYNVVNLGIKVPPEQLIAACREEKPDAIGLSGLLVKSAQQMVITAQDLREAGIDIPMMVGGAALTRKFTSNRIAPEYRGIVLYAKDAMDGLELVNRLQNPEERDRLVEEQQHLLEAVATAQPVVEEKKAPLPARSAISRTVPIHLPPDCERHVLRQYPLSHLQPYLNLRMLLGKHLGVRGNVDRLIEEGDEKVLELYGIVEELLNEAKQKGTISTHGVYQFFPAQSDGNDILVYDPKDHSKLLERFSFPRQLEEPHLCLADFLRPVESKEMDYVGFLTVTAGGGIREKSTELKERGDYLRSHVLQALALELAEAFAERIHHVMRDVWGIPDPVEMTMLERFGARYQGIRVSFGYPACPNLEDQAQLFRLLRPEDIGVQLTEGFMMEPEASVSAMVFAHPEARYFNAGPSIFEV; encoded by the coding sequence ATGAAACCAACTTTTCGCGAACAGCTTTCCCGGAAAATTCTGATTCTGGACGGTGCAATGGGCACCATGCTTCAACAGGCGAATCTGACTGCTGATGATTTCGGCGGTGAAGCCTATGATGGCTGTAATGAACTCCTGAACTTGACCAGACCAGATGTGATTCGTTCCATTCACGAGAAATATTTAGAGGCAGGCGCAGACATCGTCGAGACAAATACATTTGGTGCTGCTTCCATTGTTTTGGCCGAGTACGATGTGCCAGAGAAAGACCTTGAGATCAATATAGCGGCAGCTCGCTTGGCCAGAGAAGCGGTGGATGCCTATTCCACGGAGGAGTGGCCGCGTTTTGTAGCAGGTGCCATGGGACCGACGACCAAAACCCTTTCGTTGACAGGCGGTGTCACCTTCGAAGAACTGATCGAGGCATATTATCGTCAGGCAAAAGGTCTGATTCTCGGCGGCTCCGATGTTCTTCTTTTAGAAACCTCGCAAGATACGTTGAACGTCAAGGCTGGCGGGATCGGGATTCGCAAAGCTTTTGAAGAGCTTGGACAGGAGATCCCCGTGATGCTGTCAGGTACGATTGAGCCGATGGGCACGACGCTGGCGGGCCAAAATATCGAGGCGTTTTACGTCTCCTTGGAGCATATAAAGCCTGTCTCTATAGGTCTGAACTGTGCGACAGGACCTGAGTTCATGCGTGATCATCTGCGGACACTATCAGGAATTGCCCAATGTGCGGTCAGCTGTTATCCGAACGCAGGTTTGCCAGATGAGAACGGTCATTATCATGAAACGCCACAGGGACTTGCTTCGAAAATGCGGGCGTTCGCGGAACAGGGCTGGATAAACGTCGCTGGCGGTTGCTGCGGAACAACGCCTGACCATATTCAAGCGATGGCAGAAGCATTGAAAGACTGCAAGCCGCGCAGTGCTGCTGTAGAACCGCTGAGCGCGGTCTCCGGGATCGAGGTCGTTTACGTCGAAGATGACAATCGTCCCTTGCTCGTAGGGGAGAGGACCAATGTCATCGGTTCCAAAAAATTTCGTGATCTGATTGCAGCTGGTCACTATGAAGAAGCGTCTGATATTGCCCGAGCCCAAGTAAAGCGTGGCGCACATGTCATCGATATATGCTTGGCTGACCCCGACCGTGATGAATACGAAGATATGGAAAAATTCCTACAGTTCATCGTGAAAAAAGTAAAAGCACCGCTCATGATCGACTCGACAGATGCCAAGGTCATGGAACTGGGACTTCGTTATTCGCAAGGGAAGGCCATTCTCAACTCGATTAACCTGGAAGACGGGTTGGATCGATTTGAGGAAGTGGTTCCGCTTATTCACAAGTTCGGTGCCTCCGTTGTCGTCGGAACGATTGAAGAAGCGGGTATGGCTATCACTCGCGAAAAGAAGCTGGAGGTCGCACAACGTTCGTATGACATTCTCGTCAACCAGTATGGAATAAAGCCACAGGATATTATTTTTGATCCACTTGTCTTTCCAGTAGGGACAGGGGATGAACAATACATCGGCTCTGCCAAGGAAACCGTAGAAGGCATTCGTTTGATCAAACAGGCAATGCCTGCTTGCAAGACGATCCTGGGTGTCAGTAATGTTTCCTTCGGCTTGCCTCCTGCGGGTCGGGAAGTGCTGAATGCGGTCTTCTTGTACCACACCACTCTCGCAGGGCTTGATTACGCCATCGTTAACACAGAAAAGCTGGAGCGCTACGCTTCGATTCCAGAAGACGAGAGAAAGCTGGCAGAAGCCCTTCTATTCGAGACAAATGATGAGACATTGGCGGCCTTCACTGAATTTTATCGTCAAAAGAAAAAGGAAGTTCGTGTGGAAGTCTCCTCGTTAACACTTGAAGAACGTTTGGCCCGTTATGTAGTCGAAGGCTCCAAGGATGGTCTGGTGGAAGATCTGAAGCTGGCGCTGGATAAATACACACCACTCGAGATCATCAATGGCCCGTTGATGGCTGGGATGGAAGAGGTAGGTCGCCTGTTCAACGGCAACCAGTTGATCGTGGCAGAAGTACTGCAGAGCGCGGAAGTGATGAAGGCATCCGTATCGTTTTTAGAGCCATTCATGGAAAAAAGCGATGCCGCTGCAAAGGGGAAAATCTTGCTGGCGACCGTCAAAGGCGACGTACACGACATCGGAAAAAACCTCGTGGAAATTATTTTGTCAAACAACGGCTACAATGTCGTAAACCTGGGGATCAAGGTACCGCCAGAGCAACTGATTGCCGCATGCAGAGAAGAAAAGCCGGATGCCATCGGTCTGTCTGGACTCCTGGTAAAATCCGCGCAGCAAATGGTCATTACCGCACAAGACCTTCGTGAAGCAGGCATTGATATCCCGATGATGGTTGGCGGTGCGGCATTGACACGCAAATTCACATCGAACCGGATTGCACCGGAATACCGTGGAATTGTTTTATACGCAAAAGACGCCATGGATGGTCTGGAGCTTGTGAATCGTCTGCAAAATCCAGAAGAACGTGATCGCTTGGTAGAGGAACAGCAGCATCTGCTGGAAGCAGTCGCAACGGCTCAGCCTGTTGTCGAGGAGAAAAAAGCACCTTTGCCAGCTCGTTCAGCCATCAGCAGAACCGTTCCAATCCATCTACCGCCCGATTGTGAACGACATGTTTTGCGACAATACCCGCTGAGCCATCTGCAACCGTATTTGAACCTGCGGATGCTCCTCGGAAAACACCTCGGCGTACGCGGAAATGTAGATAGATTGATAGAGGAAGGCGACGAGAAGGTACTGGAACTGTACGGCATTGTGGAAGAGTTATTGAATGAAGCGAAGCAAAAAGGAACCATTTCGACCCACGGTGTGTATCAGTTCTTCCCGGCTCAGTCAGATGGCAACGATATTTTGGTCTATGATCCTAAAGACCACAGCAAGTTGCTGGAGCGCTTTTCGTTCCCGCGTCAGCTGGAAGAACCTCATCTTTGCCTGGCCGACTTCTTGCGACCGGTGGAGAGCAAGGAAATGGATTATGTCGGATTCCTGACCGTAACGGCTGGGGGCGGGATTCGCGAAAAATCTACAGAGCTAAAAGAGCGTGGTGACTACTTGCGCTCTCATGTCCTCCAAGCCTTGGCATTGGAGCTGGCAGAGGCATTTGCTGAGCGAATTCATCACGTCATGCGCGACGTGTGGGGTATACCAGACCCTGTTGAAATGACGATGCTGGAGCGCTTTGGAGCTAGATATCAGGGCATTCGTGTCTCCTTCGGTTACCCTGCTTGCCCGAACCTGGAAGATCAGGCGCAGTTGTTCCGTCTATTGCGTCCAGAGGATATCGGCGTTCAGCTGACAGAGGGATTCATGATGGAGCCAGAGGCTTCTGTATCAGCGATGGTATTTGCTCACCCTGAAGCGCGTTACTTCAATGCAGGTCCATCTATTTTTGAAGTCTAA
- a CDS encoding thiolase family protein, translating into MRDVVIVAGVRSAVGAFGKSLRDVPATELGRQVLEGLMNKVDLPKEQVNEVIFGNGYVHGGGLNAARISSQLAGFPRNVYGHIVIKACGSGLKAIGNGALAIAAGQEDVVIAGGVESMSSVPYLVKNRWGSKFGNLSMEDALLSDGLICSLTGEHMGLTAERLAVQYGISREEQDRFAYESHVRAAAAIEAGTFANEIVPIEIKDRKGTRVFAQDESVRQDIKLEELAKLKSVFQKEGSITAGNACPMNDGAAAVLMMSREKAEEAGLTPLVKIKAFASAGVEPDVMGIGPVPATQKVLEKAGLALEDIGLIELNEAFAAQALSVIKCLELDSSKVNVNGGAIALGHPVGATGAKLTVTLMNEMMRRREKYGMVTLCMAGGMGMSVIYENLTL; encoded by the coding sequence ATGAGAGACGTGGTCATTGTTGCGGGTGTGCGCAGTGCTGTGGGTGCATTTGGGAAAAGCCTGCGGGACGTACCGGCAACAGAGCTGGGGCGGCAGGTATTGGAAGGCTTGATGAATAAGGTTGATTTGCCGAAGGAACAAGTCAATGAAGTGATTTTTGGCAATGGGTACGTACATGGGGGAGGACTCAATGCTGCACGTATCAGCTCGCAGCTGGCGGGATTTCCACGCAATGTCTATGGTCACATCGTTATTAAAGCCTGTGGTTCAGGATTGAAAGCAATTGGCAACGGTGCACTAGCCATTGCAGCAGGTCAAGAGGATGTGGTGATTGCGGGCGGAGTGGAATCCATGAGCAGTGTTCCCTACCTCGTGAAGAACCGCTGGGGCAGCAAATTCGGCAATTTGTCCATGGAGGACGCTCTTTTGTCCGATGGCTTGATCTGCTCGTTGACCGGCGAGCATATGGGGCTGACCGCAGAACGGCTGGCGGTACAGTACGGTATTTCCCGTGAGGAGCAGGATCGGTTTGCCTATGAGAGCCACGTAAGAGCAGCGGCAGCAATCGAAGCAGGCACGTTCGCGAATGAGATCGTACCAATTGAAATCAAGGATCGCAAAGGCACCCGTGTTTTTGCGCAGGATGAATCGGTGCGACAGGATATCAAGCTAGAAGAGCTCGCCAAGCTGAAAAGTGTTTTTCAAAAAGAGGGATCTATCACTGCCGGAAATGCGTGTCCGATGAATGACGGCGCAGCCGCAGTATTAATGATGTCTCGTGAAAAGGCGGAGGAGGCGGGTTTGACTCCGCTCGTGAAAATCAAGGCTTTTGCCAGCGCAGGAGTCGAACCTGACGTAATGGGGATCGGACCAGTTCCCGCTACGCAAAAAGTACTGGAGAAAGCGGGATTGGCGCTAGAAGACATTGGGCTCATCGAATTAAACGAGGCATTTGCCGCCCAGGCTTTGTCCGTGATCAAATGCTTGGAACTGGACTCGAGTAAGGTTAATGTCAATGGAGGCGCGATTGCCTTGGGTCACCCTGTGGGAGCAACTGGCGCGAAGCTGACAGTGACGTTGATGAACGAAATGATGCGCAGACGCGAGAAGTATGGCATGGTGACGCTGTGCATGGCAGGTGGCATGGGAATGTCAGTGATCTATGAAAATTTGACGCTATAA